The following DNA comes from Castanea sativa cultivar Marrone di Chiusa Pesio chromosome 10, ASM4071231v1.
gaaCAGACGTCATATGTTAAAACATAATCAAAATCCTTATTGATATACTGATATGATATGGCACAAATAACTGACTTAAGTACATTATACATATCCATCCTTGTGCTAGTTACCAGGTTTTACATGTTTGAAGGCACATCATTATATGGTTTTGTAGTAAAGAATGAGTTGAACAATGATCAAATCATCAAAACTTTCAGGGCCAGTTTCTCCAAACAACTGTGTCCCTTTAGactgtacttttctttttctactcttttttttcaatattttttagtggGTTAATCCTCCTTGGAAATTCAGGTTTAATCAATTCAAAGTCCCATGGCTGTTGTTATAATGGTAATAGCGAAGGTGCAGATATGTAAAGGCCATCAAAGTATGTTAACAAAACAGCATATTAATTCATGAATTTTTAAgagttctttttcttcttattatgCTCAATGTCAGGTACAAGTATTGTTGGCTTCCCTTACTTGCCAGACATACCAAGTTTCAAGTTACAGAAGGCCCTTTAGTTGTGCCTCTTGATTGTGAATGGGTATGGCATTGTCATAGGCTCAATCCGGTAGGCTTCTGGATCAGAACTCACAACATATTTGAAACTGTCTGCATTTAAGTTTGGTTGGATTAACTAAGCTGTGTTTATTCGTTTTTCAGGTGCGTTACAAGAATGACTGTGAGGAAATTTATGGGAGAATTCTTGACAACTGGAATGTTGCATCCTCAATTCAAGGAACTTGTAACAAGCAAACTGAAGAAATTTGGAACAGGATGTATCCAGCTGAACCATATGAAATCAGGCTGACAAGCAAATTGATACAGAATTTTGATGAAACTATTTTAGGAGGTTCAAAAAGCACCGAGTACAATTTAGATTCAGCTGTCAAAAGGCAATGTTCTTTCTTTTATCAGGTAATGAAGAAAATTACGTGTTAAAGCATATTGTATAAACTATCTCAAATTTGAAAGCTTTTAAGTTCTTGTCAATGCAAACATTTTAAACTATTGCCAAATGCTGTGCTGCAACAATTCTTGGCATAACATTTGAAAGACACATAATACAAGGTTAAGTACATCTTAGAACTTTAAGCATATGTACTATTCTCTAGATTTTCTATTCTACAATTAATCACTGAAGACTGGCATTATATTTTGTTCCCACTATATGTTGCAGGTATCTCAAGTCATCATGAATGATAATCAATTGCTTGAAGAAGCAGTGGCCAGGTATAAGGGGTTTCTACATTTGATCAAGAGGAACAAAGAGAGGTCAATTAATCAATTCTGTGTCCCAACTTATGACATTGACCTCATCTGGCACTCACACCAACTGCATTCTGCTTCTTACTGTAAAGATATGGTGGCAATAATGGGCAAGGTATTAGTGCATGATGACACAGATTCTGATAGAACCAAGGGCAGTAAGCTGGACGTCGGGTTTTCCAGAACCACCAAGCAGTGGGAAGAGGCATTTGGTTCAAAATACTGGAGGGCAGGAGTGATGTGTAGAGGGCGTGCTCCAGCTCCTCTTTCTATTAATCTTAACCGACTGAATATTGTGAGCATGAAAGTAGCCCTATCCAATGAGTATCAGAATATAATTCAACTCCCCAAGAAAACTCAAGTGGAGGTAACCCCTAATATGATCTTCTGCCAAATTATGTTTGTTACAAAAGCTCAACTCATGACAAAGACATAAATTCTAGCACAGGCACTTGTATTACCTTATTTTTGCCACAAGTTGTTGAATTACTGTATTTACATTTTTGTTCCTAATTCTCATTCAGATTATGCTGGAGATTGCGGGGATCAAAGGCTTGCCAGCCGAGTGCAAGAGCAGCCTCTTTGTCTCTTTTAGTAAGAAACAGCCGGATGTAATCTTCAACACCAGGAAAAAAATAAGGATAGACGAGTCAGGAGAGAAAAAGTTTGCTGTTTTCCGATGTGAACCTACTGGAGAGCTTGTCTTTGAACTTATGACCTCTTCATCTTTCAACTTGCCCATAGCAGGGCCAGTCAAAGTTTTGGGTACCTCTTCAATCACTCTAGAGAACCTTCTGAATCCCATCTCCAAACTTCTTGTAGACAAATGGTTTGAGATGTCACCAAGTTCTGAAGTCATGGATTCCACACCAATCAGTTTACTTATTGCTGTGTCCTCAACTGCTCCATTTCCAGCACCATATGTGCTGCAAATGGTTCACGAGCATCCATTTTCAAAAAGTTCATGTTTCTTTCCACTTCATGGAACATCACAGCATACATGTATCCTGGATGGGTCTGGCAATGAGGTCATCAGTTTCCACATGAGGTATGTTGAACTTTGACATAGAATTCCAATTTACAGTAAGCACTTTAAATTTCCTTGCCAGTGAGCATGAGGGGGTAACTCAGTACACTTGCTCCATGAGTCCAACCATATTTTATCCCCCATCACAATCTTTCAGACCTAAAACAAAAGAACATGATCATCTTGATGTACTTTGTTGTcgaaatataaaattgttgaAGGCATCACCTAATGATCATCAAGTCATGTTATTTCTGCTGAGTCTTGTGGTCATGCATGGATAGAAGCATCAGTTCGGACAGCCAGCATTGGTTGTCTAGGATGAGTACCAAAGATTTCCGCCCTTCTTTTTCCAATTAAGGATAAAAGAACCAAATGTTACTGTCTATATTTACTACAAGCTccttcaatttattattatttttaaatttaaaaaaaaaaagtttcagcATTAATTTTCTGCTCGTTTGTTGCACATGACAGGGAATCAACAATAAATGGTATTTTCAAGAAAGAAGTGATTGGTATTCTCACATCTGGTGCAACTCAAGTGCTTGCAGAGTTTGTTGGAGAAGGGTGGTCTTTAATGAATTCTAATTGGTCACTTCAGCTTCGGAAGAAACTCAGTGAAAATGGCCATATTTTTGAGCTCACAGGTATCCGGAAGGTGAGTATCtgcttcttgttcttcttcttttttttctttttttttaagtgagttACACAAGGGCTCGGTGGGTCTTTTACCATCCACTTTGTTCTTTAAAGTGGAGAAAGTGACATTTCAGCTAGAGCTCGTTGACATCCAAAAGGTGAGTATCTATACAATTTCTGGTGTGATTTAGATGGTTGGACCAAATGCAGCAAATGATCCTCTTCACAAGTGCAAATGGGAATGGACAAAGACATTATTCAATCTCGTCACCACCAAAACTCAGCTTGCAGCTTACCtactcttctttattttcttcctGCAGGTGATTATTTTTCCTGGTAAAAAACTGGATTACGAGTGTAACTACTGTGAGAAGCCGAAAAATGAACAAGACTTCATGACAGCAGTTGAATTCTCTGCAGAAAATCCTTATGGAAAAGCCGTGGCTTTGCTCAACCTTAAATCTGGCTTCCTaaaggttcttttttttttttgctttcttatctGTTTTTTTGGACGGCTCAGAATTATAATGATGATGCCGATGCTTGTAGTTTAATATTTGATGAAACAGATCAACGAAGAGTGGCTAATATTGCCTGGGATCCTATCAGCTTTTGTGATCTCTGATATTTCGAGGAAGGAGGACTATAGCGGTTTCATCACCAACCAAAGGGAGgatccaaaagaaataaaaaatgccTTAAAAGAAGATGTCAAGAGCTGCAATGAGGAGTCtggaaaaactaaaaacaactaCTCTGCTGTGGGTGAGAAAAGCAATGAAGCGGCAAAAATAGATGGCACAAACTGCGTAGTCCAGTGTTGCAATGAGTGTGAAGCTTTGGTGAAAGACAGCACATGTGGAAGGCCTGATGGTTATGGCCATGAACATAAGCTGAAGAGTGGTCATTGCGGAGGGTGCGGTGGCAGTTGTGGCGGTGGGGGTGGTTGTGGAGGGTCTGGTAATTGTGGCGGTGGTGGTTGTGGGGGACGttgtggaggtggtggtggttgtcGCTAAAATACAATGAATGACTTTTCCTTCAGGTTGCCCCCAAGGATGCAACAACCCACAGAAATCAGGCACCTGCTGCATAAGTTATGCCACATTAAGCTTTGAAGTCAACCTAGTCTAGCTAAATAACAGCTTACATTGTCGTGTAGATGATGATCCATGGCATCTATTACTGAGTACAATAAAACATGGCAGTTACTATTAGTTGAAGTGAATACTACCTAGTgcaactaaaatattttataccaAGATGTTGGAGTTTGTCTATGAAATTTCATCCTATAACATTATTTACAGAGGTACACACCACACTATATAAGAAAGACAGCAGACTAGCAGAATGTTCACTTGACAAAATGAGATTGCAAAGCCTGGCCGGGGATGACATGAACCACACAAATTCCCATCAGAGCGTTGCCTGCCTCTCAAGTCTCATCTGTATGAATGAGCCCGAGACCGGGCTATAACGGCAATTTCAGAGCCATGATGAGTAcgtaaatttcaaataaaattaataatgaataGCAGCTTCTGGGTTTTGTTAATTTGAAGGATAGTTGGGACTGGGAGTTACGTGTGGGATTCTGTAGGCATATTAGTGAAATGGGGCAGGAGATGATGCAAAATCTGAAACTTCAGAGCAGCAATAGTTCCTCATGAGGTAAAACTCGCACCAATTGTATAACAAAGTGGGTcattatcaattattataaagtTGTCATTATTGAGAAACAAAGTGACCCATGGATTGAAAGGATTTGAGAAGCAAATCCCTTCAACAAAGGCTACAAAGAGTCAAAGACGGCACTCTTTAAGCTTTGCCAAAATTGCCATGAACcaccattattttttaaaatgaatcaTGAGTTCTTGactgaaaaattattaattctCTCTTTGACGCGAGAATCAAAGCACTTCA
Coding sequences within:
- the LOC142613459 gene encoding glycine-rich domain-containing protein 1-like; translation: MEKSKELEWGEAQKIDISEDLVATAKQQLRFLAEVDRNRCLYDGPVLERAILRYKYCWLPLLARHTKFQVTEGPLVVPLDCEWVWHCHRLNPVRYKNDCEEIYGRILDNWNVASSIQGTCNKQTEEIWNRMYPAEPYEIRLTSKLIQNFDETILGGSKSTEYNLDSAVKRQCSFFYQVSQVIMNDNQLLEEAVARYKGFLHLIKRNKERSINQFCVPTYDIDLIWHSHQLHSASYCKDMVAIMGKVLVHDDTDSDRTKGSKLDVGFSRTTKQWEEAFGSKYWRAGVMCRGRAPAPLSINLNRLNIVSMKVALSNEYQNIIQLPKKTQVEIMLEIAGIKGLPAECKSSLFVSFSKKQPDVIFNTRKKIRIDESGEKKFAVFRCEPTGELVFELMTSSSFNLPIAGPVKVLGTSSITLENLLNPISKLLVDKWFEMSPSSEVMDSTPISLLIAVSSTAPFPAPYVLQMVHEHPFSKSSCFFPLHGTSQHTCILDGSGNEVISFHMRESTINGIFKKEVIGILTSGATQVLAEFVGEGWSLMNSNWSLQLRKKLSENGHIFELTGIRKVIIFPGKKLDYECNYCEKPKNEQDFMTAVEFSAENPYGKAVALLNLKSGFLKINEEWLILPGILSAFVISDISRKEDYSGFITNQREDPKEIKNALKEDVKSCNEESGKTKNNYSAVGEKSNEAAKIDGTNCVVQCCNECEALVKDSTCGRPDGYGHEHKLKSGHCGGCGGSCGGGGGCGGSGNCGGGGCGGRCGGGGGCR